One genomic segment of Apostichopus japonicus isolate 1M-3 chromosome 23, ASM3797524v1, whole genome shotgun sequence includes these proteins:
- the LOC139964972 gene encoding uncharacterized protein has product MTDDQLGLEANSKATCSLFSISVLNRKQNRIDDYRRSEQKCHPDNLNDFCSDVNTVVQDALSHRLVYFIEITSFFDHETCVRLQNRFGYTLNQVRTTILDFTDFTGFATRNGFKGDFLLYDFIYEHGTILRTFFQTNTNSHSVGTPELGPDERQLNFGLKAAASRVIILSESSSLSGAYYEIEIGAENNMKSIIKYGGSILVETKIWEIMIRQEKVLLDDKFDLLKVLICIGALGTRAIFVRDCRDCSYLKHAYHETDLVNSDTERSLVNTVVDVTIRVFDKEVLEADGDPLFEYSRNDLDETSFNYMGFSGAFITHFHFHVFLPFVYIYYSIQKVGKKLHFGVTASRDACIAIAGETPDDTRLFEIVIAPEGENMSEVRTCRG; this is encoded by the exons ATGACAGACGACCAGTTAGGCTTAGAAGCA AACAGTAAAGCCACGTGCTCTCTCTTTTCAATCTCGGTCTTGAACCGAAAGCAAAACC gtATCGACGATTATCGACGATCTGAACAAAAATGTCATCCTGATAACTTGAACGATTTCTGTAGTGACGTCAACACCGTCGTACAGGACGCCCTGAGCCATCGTTTGGTGTACTTTATCGAAATAACTTCCTTCTTCGACCACGAGACATGCGTCAGATTACAGAATCGGTTCGGATACACATTGAACCAAGTACGTACTACCATCTTGGACTTCACCGATTTCACCGGTTTCGCCACACGTAACGGCTTCAAGGGTGACTTCCTGTTGTACGATTTCATCTATGAACACG GTACCATACTGCGTACATTCTTCCAGACCAACACGAACTCACACAGCGTGGGTACACCAGAACTAGGACCCGACGAAAGACAGCTAAACTTTGGGCTCAAAGCTGCAGCATCCAGAGTCATCATTCTTTCTGAGTCTTCATCATTAAGCGGAGCTTATTATGAAATCG AAATCGGTGCCGAAAACAATATGAAATCCATTATCAAATATGGAGGAAGTATTCTTGTTGAG ACAAAGATCTGGGAGATCATGATTAGACAAGAAAAAGTGCTCCTTGATGATAAGTTTGATCTGTTAAAAGTTTTAATAT GTATCGGAGCTCTTGGAACCCGAGCCATCTTTGTCCGGGATTGTCGAGACTGCAGTTACCTCAAACACGCATATCATGAGACAGATTTAGTAAACTCGGACACAGAGAGATCCTTAGTGAATACCGTTGTAGATGTCACAATTAGAGTTTTCGATAAGGAAGTTTTGGAGGCCGATGGCGATCCTCTCTTTGAGTATTCCAGAAATGACTTGGATGAGACCAGTTTCAACTACATGGGTTTCTCTGGTGCCTTCATTACCCATTTCCACTTCCACGTATTCTTGC CATTTGTATACATATACTACAGTATTCAGAAGGTCGGAAAGAAACTGCATTTTGGTGTGACAGCTTCCAGAGATGCTTGCATCGCCATCGCCGGAGAAACCCCTGATGATACCAGACTGTTCGAAATCG TTATTGCTCCAGAGGGAGAGAACATGAGTGAAGTACGAACATGCAGAGGGTGA
- the LOC139964971 gene encoding uncharacterized protein, with amino-acid sequence MVKLPICISGSVTKALTISRKRNPTKLDLMFGNTKLAEKEELEILGVTIDSKLTWAKHISKVSSRAGQKLGSLRKVANKLDIRGRATVYKAQVRSVMEYASLSWMSASPTTLGLLDSIQKKALRIIGTSEEKVRTELNISSLHQRRQVAAATVLYKMHTNSCPPDLKAMLPQPFVATRSSLSMPSHAFTVPVSRTVSTGRTFIPSAVQVWNSLPDSVVGDISDNGAQSFKCRVHQHLIFCA; translated from the coding sequence ATGGTGAAGCTACCGATCTGTATTTCAGGGTCTGTTACCAAGGCACTGACAATCTCAAGAAAGAGGAACCCTACTAAGCTGGATCTTATGTTTGGCAACACCAAACTGGCCGAAAAAGAGGAGCTGGAGATTCTGGGAGTCACAATTGACAGCAAGCTGACCTGGGCAAAACACATCTCCAAGGTATCATCCAGAGCTGGACAGAAACTGGGGTCCCTGAGGAAAGTTGCCAACAAATTGGACATCAGGGGACGAGCAACAGTCTACAAGGCTCAGGTCCGTAGCGTGATGGAGTATGCCTCTCTTTCATGGATGAGTGCCTCGCCCACAACCTTAGGACTACTTGACTCGATCCAGAAGAAGGCCCTTCGCATCATTGGCACAAGTGAGGAGAAAGTACGAACTGAGTTGAACATCTCATCTCTTCACCAAAGACGTCAGGTGGCAGCAGCGACTGTTCTCTATAAGATGCACACCAACTCGTGCCCACCGGACCTAAAGGCAATGCTACCACAACCCTTTGTAGCTACACGCTCTAGCTTGTCGATGCCCAGCCATGCTTTCACAGTACCAGTTTCGAGGACAGTCTCCACTGGCAGGACCTTCATTCCCTCTGCGGTACAAGTATGGAACAGCCTACCAGATAGCGTAGTTGGTGACATTTCTGACAACGGTGCTCAGTCCTTCAAGTGCAGGGTGCATCAGCATCTTATTTTCTGTGCCTGA